DNA from Borrelia hispanica CRI:
TTAAAGAATACTTTACTAAAAGTAGTAGAGATTTAAGTAATCTTGAGAAGTTTAATATATTTATGGCATTTGATTCAGATAAAATCGGAAATAGCCCATTAAAATTATTTAGTCAACTGTCTATTACTAAAGAATTCCAGTGTTTATTCAGGTTAACTTGATGATTATAAATAATAAGCCCCATCAGGGGCTTAAATAATTAATTTTTTAATTTTGAATATCTTCTATATACATCTTTAGCAATAGGTTTAGTAATACTGATATAATCTTGAAATAACTTGATATTAAACTTTAAATTCTCAACAGTATGTTCGTCTTTAAGTTCTGTTGGATTGAAATAAGTAAACTTAGGATAATGTGGGTCTTTAACCTTTTTTTGTGTACGTGTTAAGAATACTTGCAAATACATAATATAATCAGCCAACTTAGCTTCATAAGTACTAAGATCTTTAAGAGATTCTGTTTTTGGAAGTGTTGGTTCTTCTATTAGTGAAGCGATAGTAGTACAAGAAATTATAAGGATAAGAGAAATTAATCTTGATAATAGAATTATCTTTTGAATTTTCATATTAAGCCTCCTTTAATATCTTTATATAAGAATTCATAATCTTATTTCTTTTA
Protein-coding regions in this window:
- a CDS encoding BBA14 family lipoprotein, encoding MKIQKIILLSRLISLILIISCTTIASLIEEPTLPKTESLKDLSTYEAKLADYIMYLQVFLTRTQKKVKDPHYPKFTYFNPTELKDEHTVENLKFNIKLFQDYISITKPIAKDVYRRYSKLKN